The following coding sequences lie in one Apium graveolens cultivar Ventura chromosome 1, ASM990537v1, whole genome shotgun sequence genomic window:
- the LOC141708106 gene encoding GDSL esterase/lipase 1-like yields MDSIVDLKKPNIRTMYLLFAPVAVKNKTPEVQSKLTNALVVDINKNQVIAAGRQVINLNTQLNQFKNVTDQLKQQLGDKQASVLVSKSVYMISSGINDYLSTPKRDSEQHRSMIIEIKTTREYFFTEDLTALVQEHNKAVSENLHKLEKHLEGFTYSFFDFYTAFNDRMINPSKYGFKTADSACCGSGPYRGINSCGGMRDIKEYELCNNASEYLFFDSAHPSEMANQQVSMLMWEGSSSVTGPHNLESLLES; encoded by the exons ATGGATTCTATTGTAGATTTAAAAAAACCTAATATACGTACTATGTATCTGTTGTTTGCTCCT GTAGCTGTGAAGAATAAAACACCTGAAGTGCAGTCAAAGCTGACAAATGCGCTTGTTGTTGATATTAACAAGAACCAGGTTATTGCAGCTGGTAGA CAAGTGATAAACCTCAACACACAGTTGAATCAATTCAAGAATGTGACAGATCAACTTAAGCAACAACTAGGAGATAAACAAGCTTCCGTCCTTGTCTCCAAATCTGTTTATATGATAAGCAGTGGGATTAATGATTACTTAAGCACCCCCAAGAGAGACTCTGAACAACATAGGAGCATGATCATAG AAATCAAAACAACCCGCGAATACTTCTTCACAGAAGATTTAACAGCACTGGTACAAGAACACAATAAAGCAGTTTCTGAAAACTTGCACAAGTTAGAGAAGCACTTGGAAGGGTTTACGTATTCCTTTTTTGATTTCTACACTGCCTTTAATGACAGAATGATTAATCCATCGAAATATG GTTTTAAGACCGCGGACAGTGCATGTTGTGGCAGCGGTCCATACAGAGGCATTAATAGCTGCGGTGGAATGAGAGACATAAAAGAGTATGAACTATGCAACAATGCAAGCGAGTATTTGTTTTTTGACTCTGCTCATCCCAGTGAAATGGCTAACCAGCAAGTGTCCATGCTAATGTGGGAAGGAAGTTCTAGTGTCACAGGCCCTCACAACCTCGAGTCACTTTTGGAGTCTTGA